In Plasmodium yoelii strain 17X genome assembly, chromosome: 6, one DNA window encodes the following:
- a CDS encoding fam-a protein, translated as MNNGYIKIFFFVLILFIYVNNNQVLTSDCVADNAASSPVAPFDIDSLETASFETASLETASLETVSLETSSFETTPRKTTRVKKTKSKRIPYKRIPSETSSSESLSEISRPKKPRSKKTRSKKTRSKTAQSEIGISKTASPEINISKKKRSKKKRSKTTISKTPSSEINVSKTASSEINVSKTASSEINVSKTAPSEIDVSKTAPSEINVSKTAPSEINVSKTAPSEIDVSKTAQSEIDVSITASSEIDISKTAPSEIDISIIASSELDISKTEPSGIVLPISVLTNPPSPHIDKHLLCTNPEETKKATEVMEEAVELLKYYAITKNDYKYYCTSDEGVDIYHRSHGHKFYIGKCNFKISNPEKYDDIVEILWDPDGPKKFDDNHIKGKVARSYNQNLLMILKFYKNNMLSSPRYFHALAKKAQISENTTIIVMASGNINDNNLFNRKIYKNKLLKSMNSFETSIDLDDDIKNRYFKKTFVNLCGYMITKKPNHVNVTFINSINFNPLFPIKWFIKNANAEAMLNFTPLKYYFDDK; from the exons ATGAATAATGGAtacattaaaatatttttttttgttttaattttgttcatatatgTGAACAATAATCAAGTCCTTACAAGCGACTGTGTAGCAGATAATGCTGCTTCATCCCCAGTAGCTCCATTCGATATAGACTCATTAGAGACAGCATCGTTTGAAACAGCATCATTAGAAACAGCATCATTAGAAACCGTATCATTAGAAACATCTTCATTTGAAACAACTCCGCGCAAAACGACTCGAGTCAAAAAAACTAAATCCAAAAGAATTCCATACAAAAGAATTCCATCAGAAACATCTTCATCCGAATCTCTGTCTGAAATATCTCGACCCAAAAAACCCCGATCCAAAAAAACTCGATCCAAAAAAACCCGATCCAAAACAGCACAATCTGAAATAGGTATATCCAAAACAGCATCAcctgaaataaatatatccaaaaaaaaacgatccaaaaaaaaacgatCCAAAACGACTATATCCAAAACACCATCATCCGAAATAAATGTATCCAAAACAGCATCATCCGAAATAAATGTATCCAAAACAGCATCATCCGAAATAAATGTATCCAAGACAGCGCCATCCGAAATAGATGTATCCAAAACAGCACCATCCGAAATAAATGTATCCAAGACAGCGCCATCCGAAATAAATGTATCCAAAACAGCACCATCCGAAATAGATGTATCCAAAACAGCACAATCTGAAATAGATGTATCCATAACAGCATCATCTGAAATAGATATATCCAAAACAGCACCATCTGAAATAGATATATCCATAATAGCATCATCTGAATTAGATATATCCAAAACAGAACCATCTGGAATAGTTCTACCCATATCCGTTTTAACTAATCCTCCTTCACCTCATATTGA caAGCACTTATTATGCACAAATCCTgaagaaacaaaaaaagcAACAGAAGTTATGGAAGAAGCTGTCGAGCTTTTAAAATACTATGCTATAACTAAGAatgattataaatattattgtaCGAGTGATGAGGGCGTAGATATATATCATAGGAGCCATGGGCATAAGTTCTACATTGGAAAatgtaattttaaaatttctaATCCCGAGAAG tATGATGATATAGTAGAAATACTATGGGACCCCGATGGCCCCAAAAAATTCGACGATAATCATATTAAAg gAAAAGTTGCCCGTTCGTATAATCAAAATTTGTTAATGATACtaaaattttacaaaaataatatgttatCGTCCCCGAGATATTTTCATGCTTTAGCCAAAAAAGCTCAA atatcaGAAAATACAACTATAATTGTCATGGCTTCaggaaatataaatgataacaACCTTTTCAATAGAAAAATCTATAAAAACAAACTTTTAAAAAGCATGAATTCATTCGAAACAAGCATTGATCTTGAcgatgatattaaaaatagatACTTTAAAAAGACGTTTGTTAACTTATGTGGATACATGATTACCAAAAAACCAAATCACGTTAATGTTACCTTTATCAACTCG ATAAATTTTAATCCTTTATTTCCAATAAAATggtttattaaaaatgcaaATGCAGAAGCAATGTTGAATTTTACACCCTTAAAATATTACTTTGatgataaataa